A region from the Nitrospira sp. CR1.1 genome encodes:
- a CDS encoding acyl carrier protein produces MAIPSQPQIRVDDALEQELATLIVEALRLEVLPEHIDPLSALFGEGLGLDSIDMLEIALLVSKRYGVELRSENKAALASLRALANHVGQHRIR; encoded by the coding sequence ATGGCAATCCCATCGCAGCCACAGATACGCGTCGACGACGCCCTAGAGCAGGAACTGGCGACCCTCATTGTGGAGGCCCTCCGCCTGGAGGTGCTGCCCGAACACATTGATCCCTTGTCGGCGCTCTTTGGCGAAGGGTTGGGCTTGGACTCCATCGACATGTTGGAGATAGCCCTGTTGGTGTCGAAACGATATGGCGTGGAATTGCGCTCGGAGAACAAGGCGGCGCTGGCTTCCCTCCGGGCATTGGCGAATCACGTTGGCCAACACCGGATTCGATGA
- a CDS encoding AMP-binding protein has product MMMHSLDSHMVPAPLARRTQASPAAAGFPLITHHALAGPIAWRRDRAHSVHEFLWSAQHVAAQLPRARFVINLCRDRYHFAVGFAAALLARQISLLPTYRAAEPLQQLVRQYPGAYVFTDQDEEHIDIPRFSLTLESWQGSGQAEIPVIPADQIAAIAFTSGSSGFPQAHAKSWGSLVMGAQALGRQFDLPQAPPRIAVGTVPAQHMYGLETTIMLPLQWGWSLHAGHSILPADIRADLEQLESPAWLMTTPFHLKAFLSEHTTLSSLEGIISATMPLDRSIALDAERRWHVPVHEIYGCTEGGMLASRRTTAGEAWTLCHDLRMRHSQEATWVMGGHVGAWLHLTDRITRRGQREFLLLGPHRDLVKVAGKRASLTALNAALNRIPGVVDGTFYRPDPGQSGNGRLRALVVAPGMSRTTILAELRKRIDPVFLPRPLSMVDSLPRNTTGKLPHEHLQTFARHMTHLQQHIHE; this is encoded by the coding sequence ATGATGATGCATTCGCTGGACAGCCACATGGTTCCAGCTCCCCTCGCCCGGCGCACCCAGGCTTCACCAGCCGCAGCCGGGTTTCCCCTCATCACTCATCATGCCCTTGCCGGCCCGATCGCCTGGCGTCGCGATCGCGCCCATTCAGTTCACGAATTCCTGTGGTCCGCCCAACATGTGGCCGCGCAGCTTCCCCGCGCACGCTTCGTGATCAATCTCTGCAGGGATCGGTACCATTTTGCAGTGGGATTCGCGGCCGCCCTGCTAGCCCGACAGATCAGTCTCCTGCCCACGTACCGGGCGGCAGAACCACTTCAGCAATTGGTGCGGCAGTATCCGGGCGCTTATGTGTTCACCGACCAGGATGAAGAGCATATCGACATCCCTCGATTCTCCCTTACTCTAGAATCCTGGCAGGGTTCGGGTCAGGCGGAGATTCCGGTGATTCCGGCCGACCAGATCGCCGCCATCGCGTTTACGTCCGGCAGTAGCGGCTTCCCCCAGGCTCACGCGAAAAGCTGGGGTTCGTTGGTGATGGGCGCCCAGGCGCTGGGCCGACAATTCGACCTCCCGCAGGCGCCGCCGCGGATTGCCGTGGGAACGGTCCCTGCGCAACATATGTATGGGCTGGAAACCACAATCATGCTCCCGCTTCAATGGGGGTGGAGTTTGCATGCCGGTCATTCCATCCTCCCCGCGGATATTCGGGCGGACCTGGAACAACTGGAGTCGCCGGCCTGGCTGATGACGACGCCCTTCCATCTCAAAGCATTTCTGAGCGAACACACGACCCTGTCCAGCCTCGAAGGGATCATCTCAGCCACGATGCCGTTGGACCGGTCGATCGCGCTCGATGCCGAGCGACGTTGGCATGTGCCGGTGCATGAAATTTACGGGTGCACGGAAGGCGGGATGCTGGCTTCCCGCCGCACCACGGCCGGCGAAGCCTGGACGCTGTGTCACGATTTGCGGATGCGGCATTCCCAGGAGGCCACCTGGGTCATGGGCGGACATGTGGGCGCCTGGCTCCACCTGACCGATCGCATTACCCGGCGAGGCCAGCGGGAATTTCTGCTGCTGGGACCCCACCGTGACCTGGTGAAGGTCGCGGGCAAACGCGCCTCCTTGACGGCCCTCAACGCGGCCCTGAACCGCATACCGGGAGTGGTGGATGGCACGTTCTACCGGCCCGATCCCGGACAATCAGGCAACGGCCGCTTGCGCGCCCTTGTCGTGGCTCCCGGGATGAGCCGCACGACGATTCTTGCCGAACTGCGAAAACGGATCGATCCGGTCTTTCTTCCCCGCCCGTTATCCATGGTGGATTCGCTGCCGCGGAACACCACCGGTAAATTGCCGCACGAGCACTTACAAACTTTTGCCCGGCACATGACGCATCTCCAACAGCACATTCACGAGTAA
- a CDS encoding lipid A biosynthesis acyltransferase, which yields MVGYPHRAGRIVSTAWRHQPERGSPRLIRLLVFITLWVGRPVARGLLYPICSYFLLFSGGAQRTSRDYLRCILNRPPSWKDVFRHFHAFASTIHDRVYLLSGRHRYFDIRTEGASALQAVLDQNRGCILLGSHLGSFEVLRAQGTFDHKLPISVIMHEAAASNLNAVLHNLHPEIRDRIIPPGTADTMLAVRERLSRGEIVGILGDRLFNDEKGMACEFLGKTRMFPEGPFLLAALLQVPIVLFFGLYQGGRRYNLYFEPLTDSIQLNGARRSDTLRPWIERYVSRVEHYCRLSPYNWFNFYELADHTRPSRPAV from the coding sequence CTGGTCGGATACCCTCACCGGGCAGGCCGGATCGTGAGTACGGCCTGGCGCCATCAGCCGGAACGCGGAAGTCCACGACTGATACGGCTGCTCGTGTTCATCACCCTCTGGGTGGGACGACCGGTGGCGCGGGGTCTGCTGTATCCGATCTGTTCCTATTTCCTCCTCTTTTCCGGCGGCGCCCAACGGACCTCGCGCGACTATTTACGGTGCATTCTGAACCGGCCCCCGTCCTGGAAAGACGTGTTTCGTCATTTCCACGCCTTTGCCTCGACGATTCATGACCGGGTGTATCTGCTCTCGGGTCGCCATCGTTACTTCGATATTCGCACCGAAGGCGCTTCCGCGCTGCAGGCCGTTCTCGACCAAAACCGCGGATGCATCCTGCTGGGTTCTCACCTCGGCAGTTTCGAAGTACTTCGCGCCCAGGGAACCTTCGATCATAAACTCCCGATCAGCGTGATCATGCATGAGGCGGCGGCCTCCAATTTGAACGCGGTGCTGCACAACCTGCACCCCGAGATCCGCGACCGGATTATCCCCCCCGGAACCGCAGACACCATGCTGGCCGTCAGGGAACGTTTGAGCCGGGGTGAAATCGTCGGAATTCTTGGCGACCGCCTGTTCAATGACGAAAAAGGCATGGCGTGCGAGTTTCTCGGAAAGACAAGGATGTTCCCGGAAGGGCCATTCCTGCTCGCCGCACTGCTTCAAGTCCCAATCGTGTTATTTTTCGGCCTGTATCAGGGAGGCCGTCGATACAACCTGTATTTTGAGCCACTGACGGACAGCATTCAGTTGAATGGCGCGCGCCGATCGGACACGCTTCGCCCCTGGATCGAGCGATACGTCAGTCGCGTCGAACATTATTGCCGCTTGTCGCCTTATAACTGGTTCAATTTTTATGAACTTGCCGACCACACTCGCCCGTCTCGTCCTGCTGTATAG
- a CDS encoding outer membrane lipoprotein carrier protein LolA: MARADRTRFAPGSSDTSVASNIIAACRLITGSIFMNLPTTLARLVLLYSLFFSLSAAADPGVEGTPFDVTGLMELLGNVSSRKDHFTETKSLAMLTQPVVLKGTLAYVRPDRVEKHVTSPYTEDLMVQGDRLTLSTPKGTKQLAVDSHPLIRSFIEAIRASLAGDLAVLRRLYHIKFQGTRRQWELTLRPLEAQAAEYLSSITLRGEGDRVTTVDIRETGGDRSVMAIDGPVS; the protein is encoded by the coding sequence ATGGCGCGCGCCGATCGGACACGCTTCGCCCCTGGATCGAGCGATACGTCAGTCGCGTCGAACATTATTGCCGCTTGTCGCCTTATAACTGGTTCAATTTTTATGAACTTGCCGACCACACTCGCCCGTCTCGTCCTGCTGTATAGCCTGTTCTTCTCGCTATCGGCCGCCGCAGATCCTGGAGTTGAGGGAACGCCATTTGACGTGACCGGATTGATGGAACTCCTGGGGAATGTCTCCTCCCGCAAGGACCATTTCACCGAAACCAAATCCCTGGCCATGTTGACCCAACCAGTGGTGCTCAAAGGCACGCTGGCGTATGTTCGCCCCGATCGCGTCGAGAAACATGTCACGTCGCCCTATACCGAGGATCTCATGGTGCAAGGCGACCGGCTGACCCTGTCAACCCCCAAGGGCACGAAGCAGCTCGCCGTCGATAGCCATCCACTGATTCGATCGTTCATCGAAGCGATCCGGGCGAGTCTGGCAGGAGACCTCGCCGTGTTGCGGAGGCTGTACCACATCAAATTTCAGGGAACCCGGCGACAGTGGGAACTCACGCTGCGTCCGTTAGAGGCGCAGGCAGCGGAATACCTGAGTTCGATCACCCTGCGGGGCGAGGGAGATCGTGTGACGACGGTCGACATACGGGAAACCGGGGGGGACCGGTCCGTGATGGCGATCGATGGACCAGTCTCGTGA
- a CDS encoding MMPL family transporter, with product MTLHNRPALLLWILLLFISGGIVANMTMTTDLTALLPRSADHRQELLVSQLRDGVAARLILIGLSGADAEALAQASRTITRKLRDTALFASVNNGDPADLTVIREVLMRHRYLLSPAVSPEHFTATALREALKRQLELLASPAGALMKTAIPSDPTGEVAHILSVFTPDEGPSMHHGVWFSRDGTRAQLVAETNAPGFALDQQEAAVKAVRTAFSSSGLPETAHLIMTGPGVFAVESRATIQRDSWRLSLIAISVVTVLLFAVYRSATPLVLSLLPVLTGLLAGVAAVQMVFGFVHGITLGFGATLIGEAVDYPAYVFTQGIAGERLQHSLSRVWPTLRLAVLTTVFGAVSMLFSSITGLSQLGVLASVGILVAGFVTRWILPALPPGVIRSTPHQLLPVQWLPAPAVLNRVRWIVWVAAFLALATMTLRQEDIWDNDLANLSPISSPSKTLDEQLRKDLGAPDVRYVLIIDGTSKEEVLQRSESAEQLLRRLVDDGLLAGFDMPSLYLPSDDTQHRRQASLPPPEVLAASLAEAVKGLPFQAGLFEPFLHDVEAARTSPLMDSVNLQQTAFFLKVRSLLVRNGDGWAGFVPLRNVISASALADRLARDAGPGLTFLDLKSEAGRLVNGYRHESLRLTALGVVAMTLLLWWGLRDAAMVGRVLVPPLLAILFVVTLLTVIGEHLSLFHLVSLLLVLGVGLNYALFFNRPFSDEEEKHRTWLSLTVCMLATLSAFGALAFSRTPVLHAIGLTVGLGAAASLVIAAIFGQQRVSR from the coding sequence GTGACCTTGCATAACAGGCCGGCCTTGCTCCTCTGGATACTCCTGCTGTTTATCAGCGGAGGCATCGTTGCCAACATGACGATGACGACCGACTTGACCGCCTTGCTGCCCCGCTCCGCCGATCATCGGCAGGAACTTCTGGTGTCGCAACTCCGGGATGGCGTGGCCGCGCGGCTGATCCTGATCGGTCTCTCCGGCGCCGATGCGGAAGCGCTGGCGCAGGCCAGTCGAACCATCACCCGCAAACTGAGAGACACGGCGCTGTTCGCCTCGGTGAACAACGGAGACCCCGCCGACTTGACGGTCATCCGGGAAGTGCTGATGCGCCATCGTTATCTTCTAAGTCCGGCGGTGTCCCCGGAGCATTTCACCGCGACCGCTTTGCGAGAAGCCTTGAAGCGACAACTTGAGCTGCTCGCCTCCCCGGCTGGCGCCTTGATGAAGACGGCTATCCCATCCGACCCGACCGGGGAAGTGGCCCATATTCTATCCGTGTTCACACCAGATGAGGGCCCGTCGATGCACCATGGGGTGTGGTTTTCTCGGGACGGCACCAGAGCCCAGCTCGTGGCAGAAACCAACGCACCCGGTTTTGCACTCGATCAGCAGGAGGCGGCGGTAAAGGCGGTCCGGACCGCCTTCTCCTCATCCGGCCTGCCCGAGACTGCGCATCTGATCATGACGGGCCCGGGTGTATTTGCGGTTGAATCACGGGCCACGATCCAGCGGGACTCCTGGCGTCTCTCCCTCATTGCAATTTCCGTCGTCACCGTCCTGCTGTTCGCCGTCTACCGGTCGGCGACGCCTCTTGTACTCAGTCTCCTTCCCGTGTTGACCGGATTGCTCGCCGGAGTGGCCGCCGTTCAAATGGTGTTCGGTTTCGTCCATGGCATCACGCTGGGCTTCGGCGCCACCCTGATCGGAGAGGCGGTGGATTACCCCGCCTACGTATTCACACAGGGGATCGCAGGGGAACGCCTGCAGCACAGCTTGTCGAGGGTATGGCCGACGCTGAGGCTGGCCGTGTTAACGACGGTATTTGGCGCCGTCAGCATGTTGTTTTCCAGCATCACCGGCCTGTCGCAACTCGGCGTCCTGGCATCCGTCGGCATCCTGGTTGCCGGATTTGTGACGCGCTGGATTCTTCCAGCCCTTCCACCGGGCGTCATTCGATCTACTCCGCATCAGCTGCTTCCCGTGCAGTGGCTGCCCGCTCCGGCAGTACTGAATCGCGTCCGCTGGATCGTCTGGGTCGCGGCCTTTCTCGCCCTCGCTACCATGACCCTGCGCCAGGAGGACATCTGGGATAACGACCTCGCCAATTTGAGCCCGATTTCATCCCCCTCCAAGACCCTCGATGAACAGCTGCGAAAAGACCTGGGCGCGCCGGATGTTCGGTATGTGCTGATCATCGATGGGACGAGTAAGGAAGAGGTGCTGCAACGCAGCGAGTCCGCCGAGCAGCTTCTGCGGCGACTGGTGGATGATGGACTGTTGGCGGGCTTCGACATGCCAAGCCTGTATCTCCCCTCGGATGACACTCAACACAGGCGGCAGGCCTCTCTGCCTCCCCCCGAAGTACTGGCTGCTTCATTGGCCGAAGCCGTGAAAGGGCTCCCCTTCCAGGCAGGCCTCTTCGAGCCGTTTCTGCACGATGTCGAAGCCGCCCGCACAAGTCCGCTGATGGACAGCGTCAACCTGCAACAAACCGCCTTCTTTCTCAAAGTCCGGTCGCTGCTGGTGCGCAATGGTGATGGATGGGCCGGGTTCGTTCCACTACGCAACGTGATCTCTGCCTCAGCCCTGGCCGATCGTCTCGCCCGGGACGCGGGGCCCGGGCTGACCTTCCTCGATCTGAAATCGGAAGCGGGGCGTTTGGTGAACGGGTATCGGCATGAATCCTTACGCCTGACGGCCCTCGGGGTGGTGGCGATGACACTCCTACTGTGGTGGGGGCTCCGGGACGCAGCCATGGTAGGCCGCGTCCTCGTACCGCCACTGCTGGCCATCCTCTTTGTCGTCACCCTGCTCACCGTGATCGGCGAACACCTCTCCCTGTTTCATCTGGTGTCCCTCCTGCTCGTGTTGGGGGTTGGGCTTAATTACGCGCTCTTCTTCAACCGGCCGTTCTCGGATGAGGAGGAGAAACACCGGACCTGGCTCTCCCTCACCGTCTGCATGCTGGCCACCCTCTCGGCATTCGGCGCGTTGGCTTTTTCACGCACACCCGTCCTTCATGCCATCGGGCTCACCGTTGGGCTTGGCGCCGCAGCCTCCCTGGTCATCGCCGCGATCTTTGGCCAACAACGGGTGTCCCGATGA
- a CDS encoding beta-ketoacyl-ACP synthase: MTPLTVTAMATANPLGLGLPAMWNALRTEGQGLRPNDFEDAEIKTWIGRVGGLETDPITGELSDFDCRNNRLALLGLRQDGFEQAIASARSRYGPDRIGVLIGTTTSGILETELAYRRRRAAGEDLPLTVRYRHTQNLFSVSDVVRRQLRLTGPVASISTACSSSAKVFASASRWMAAGLCDAVVVGGVDSLCFMTLYGFASLGLLSDRPCRPCDANRDGLSIGEAASFILLERERHHDDCLRFLGYGESSDAHHMSTPHPEGLGAALAMARALERAELKPIDIDYINLHGTGTPANDLAEDRAIWGTFGGRTPCSSTKERTGHTLGAAGATEAILTLLCLRHDFIPGMVRVEQADPQLRSGLVLRSEFRPLRAAISNSFGFGGSNCSLIFGKRP; the protein is encoded by the coding sequence ATGACGCCTTTGACCGTCACGGCCATGGCCACGGCAAACCCGCTCGGACTCGGCCTTCCCGCTATGTGGAACGCGTTGCGCACTGAGGGGCAGGGCTTGCGCCCCAATGATTTTGAAGATGCGGAGATCAAGACCTGGATCGGGCGCGTCGGAGGACTCGAAACGGACCCCATTACCGGCGAACTCAGCGATTTTGACTGTCGGAACAATCGATTGGCGCTGCTCGGGTTACGACAGGACGGGTTTGAACAGGCGATCGCCTCGGCGCGCTCCCGGTATGGTCCGGATCGCATCGGTGTGCTGATCGGCACGACGACCTCCGGCATCCTCGAAACCGAATTGGCTTACCGTCGGCGCAGGGCCGCGGGCGAGGACTTGCCGCTGACGGTGCGTTATCGCCACACGCAGAACTTGTTTTCCGTCAGTGATGTGGTGCGGCGTCAACTGCGACTTACAGGACCGGTCGCGTCGATTTCCACGGCCTGTTCCTCCAGCGCAAAGGTCTTCGCTAGCGCCTCGCGCTGGATGGCCGCCGGGCTCTGCGATGCCGTCGTGGTGGGAGGCGTGGACAGTTTGTGCTTCATGACGCTCTATGGCTTTGCCTCCTTGGGCTTACTGTCCGATCGGCCCTGCCGCCCCTGCGACGCGAACAGGGATGGCCTCTCCATCGGCGAAGCGGCAAGCTTCATCCTGCTGGAACGCGAACGCCACCACGATGATTGCCTGCGTTTCCTCGGCTACGGCGAGAGCAGCGACGCCCACCATATGTCCACGCCCCACCCGGAAGGCCTGGGCGCCGCCTTAGCCATGGCACGGGCGCTTGAGCGGGCGGAGTTGAAACCGATCGACATCGACTACATCAATCTTCATGGCACGGGAACGCCGGCCAATGACCTCGCGGAAGATCGCGCCATTTGGGGAACGTTTGGCGGCAGGACGCCCTGCAGCTCAACCAAGGAGAGGACCGGGCATACACTCGGGGCCGCCGGCGCCACTGAGGCCATTCTCACCCTCCTTTGCCTGCGGCATGATTTTATTCCCGGCATGGTCCGCGTCGAACAAGCGGACCCGCAACTCCGGAGCGGTCTCGTGCTCCGAAGCGAATTCCGCCCGTTGCGCGCCGCCATCAGTAACTCGTTCGGTTTCGGCGGCAGCAACTGCAGTCTCATCTTTGGGAAAAGGCCATGA
- a CDS encoding 3-oxoacyl-ACP synthase gives MMEIWVIGVGIAGPGLDGWAAARPVLAGDVGYRLTPLTPAIPNLLSAAERRRCSQSARLAITAAQDALLAGHLRGDAMATVFASSDGDGAITQEICEALAGVAREVSPTSFHNSVYNAPAGYWSIATRSQLSSTSVCAYDASFAAGLLEAAAYATVERCPVMLVASDLPFPVPLHDIRPVGESFAVALRLTAIPSPDALMRCAIGLAPHRTVTVFPAGMPTSLRSNPAARSLPLLAVLARQASGTVRLAYTDETDLVIDCKPER, from the coding sequence ATGATGGAAATCTGGGTCATCGGAGTCGGGATTGCAGGACCGGGGCTGGATGGATGGGCCGCTGCCCGACCGGTCCTGGCCGGTGATGTCGGCTACCGGCTGACACCTCTCACTCCGGCCATTCCGAATCTGTTATCCGCCGCGGAGCGTCGACGCTGCAGCCAATCCGCGCGTCTCGCCATCACGGCAGCGCAGGATGCCTTGCTCGCGGGACATCTGCGAGGCGACGCGATGGCAACCGTATTCGCGTCGTCGGACGGTGACGGCGCCATCACGCAGGAAATCTGCGAAGCACTGGCTGGTGTCGCGCGGGAAGTGTCGCCCACCTCGTTTCACAACTCCGTCTACAACGCCCCGGCCGGCTACTGGAGCATCGCGACCCGTTCACAACTGTCATCGACGAGTGTCTGCGCATACGATGCGTCATTTGCCGCCGGACTTCTCGAGGCCGCCGCTTATGCCACTGTCGAGCGATGCCCGGTGATGCTGGTCGCGTCGGATCTTCCCTTCCCCGTCCCCCTGCATGACATCCGCCCCGTGGGAGAGAGTTTTGCCGTCGCGCTGCGGTTGACTGCGATCCCCTCTCCCGATGCGCTCATGCGCTGCGCAATCGGGCTCGCGCCCCATCGAACCGTGACGGTGTTTCCTGCCGGCATGCCAACCAGTCTGCGCAGCAACCCGGCGGCCCGTAGTCTGCCTCTGCTGGCAGTGCTGGCCCGACAGGCCTCCGGCACCGTGCGCCTTGCATACACCGACGAGACCGACCTCGTGATCGACTGCAAACCGGAGCGGTGA
- a CDS encoding hydroxymyristoyl-ACP dehydratase has protein sequence MEHYCGDMSQLVPHRGTMCLLDGVDAWDADHIVCRATSHLRPDNPLRDDSGLRTLCAIEYGAQAIAAHAALVSGGPGQRVREGVLASLRNIRTTLSHLDGLKGALTILARLQLSHQQGCIYDVTVTGDGQTVLSGRLSVMRLPDTPDEVRPHLREGAA, from the coding sequence ATGGAACACTACTGTGGCGACATGTCCCAGCTGGTCCCTCATCGCGGGACCATGTGCCTGCTCGATGGAGTCGACGCATGGGATGCGGACCATATCGTCTGCCGCGCCACCAGCCACCTTCGGCCGGACAATCCCTTGCGCGACGACAGCGGCCTTCGCACCCTCTGCGCCATCGAATACGGCGCGCAGGCGATTGCCGCCCATGCCGCCCTGGTCAGTGGAGGTCCTGGACAGCGCGTCAGGGAAGGGGTGCTGGCTTCTCTCCGCAATATCAGGACGACGCTGTCTCACCTAGACGGGTTGAAGGGCGCGCTGACGATCCTCGCCAGGCTTCAATTGAGCCACCAGCAGGGCTGCATCTACGACGTGACGGTGACCGGAGACGGACAAACGGTGCTAAGCGGCCGGCTTTCCGTGATGCGACTGCCGGATACTCCCGACGAGGTTCGTCCCCACTTACGTGAAGGAGCCGCATGA
- the fabG gene encoding 3-oxoacyl-ACP reductase FabG gives MSKRALVTGGSGGIGQAVCQALGELGFEIVVHGCTRMDRAEAVAQTIRDKGGKADALCFDVTDAVQTRQALERLQSAGPIQVLVNNAGIYDDAPMAGMTLDQWQRVIDVSLNGFFNVTQPLLMPMIRTRWGRIVTITSISGVIGNRGQVNYAAAKAGLHGATKALALELASRHITVNAVAPGIISTSATQDTFGADAIERLVPMKRAGAVEEVAALVSFLVSDAAAYVSGQIISINGAQA, from the coding sequence ATGAGCAAGCGCGCGCTGGTGACGGGAGGCAGCGGTGGCATAGGGCAGGCCGTCTGTCAGGCATTGGGCGAGCTCGGATTCGAGATCGTTGTCCATGGCTGCACCCGCATGGACCGGGCGGAAGCGGTCGCGCAGACCATCCGTGACAAGGGCGGCAAAGCCGACGCCCTGTGCTTCGATGTGACGGATGCCGTCCAAACCCGGCAGGCATTGGAGCGCCTGCAATCGGCCGGCCCCATTCAGGTCCTCGTGAACAACGCCGGCATCTATGACGACGCCCCGATGGCTGGCATGACCCTCGACCAGTGGCAGCGGGTGATCGATGTGTCGCTAAATGGATTTTTCAATGTGACGCAGCCGCTCCTGATGCCTATGATCCGGACCCGGTGGGGCCGCATCGTCACCATCACGTCGATCAGCGGGGTCATCGGCAATCGTGGCCAGGTGAATTATGCCGCGGCGAAAGCCGGTCTCCATGGCGCCACGAAAGCGCTCGCGTTGGAACTCGCTTCCCGTCACATCACAGTCAATGCCGTAGCCCCGGGCATTATTTCCACATCAGCGACGCAAGACACGTTCGGTGCGGACGCCATCGAACGGCTGGTCCCGATGAAACGCGCCGGCGCCGTGGAGGAGGTGGCCGCTCTCGTCTCGTTTCTCGTCTCCGACGCGGCCGCCTATGTTTCCGGCCAGATCATCTCGATCAATGGAGCCCAGGCATGA
- a CDS encoding DUF3015 domain-containing protein, with translation MKLFPSIHRLAVALGVVAASFMVGGCNTTKATVDTTVNFFSSTSPNELFTSDGMVVKEQKINLFAGVAYENLRQEAATGSGQYVSALAALYEIPAGRQGEFGQVLQRKHAALFAADLEEDRTAHLKMVAALNRELTAAALLP, from the coding sequence GTGAAATTATTCCCATCAATCCACCGATTAGCTGTGGCTCTCGGTGTCGTTGCCGCCAGCTTCATGGTCGGGGGTTGCAACACCACCAAAGCCACGGTCGATACGACCGTCAATTTCTTCTCCAGCACCAGTCCGAATGAGCTCTTTACGTCCGATGGAATGGTCGTGAAGGAACAGAAGATCAATTTGTTCGCAGGAGTCGCCTATGAAAACCTCCGGCAGGAGGCCGCGACCGGCAGTGGTCAGTATGTGAGTGCGTTGGCTGCTCTCTACGAGATTCCAGCCGGCAGGCAAGGGGAGTTCGGGCAGGTCCTTCAGCGCAAGCACGCGGCCTTGTTTGCGGCTGATCTTGAAGAGGACCGGACCGCGCACCTGAAGATGGTCGCGGCGTTGAATCGGGAGCTTACGGCGGCGGCCTTATTGCCGTGA